From one Rhizobium sp. CIAT894 genomic stretch:
- a CDS encoding homoserine dehydrogenase, with product MADALKIGIAGLGTVGASLVRIIQQKSNELAVTCGRPITITAVSARDRTRDRGVDLSAVTWFDRPEELAEKGDIDVFVELMGGAEGAANTSVRAALQRGLHVVTANKALLAYHGVELATIAEEKGALLNFEAAVAGGIPVIKALRESLTGNAVSRIYGIMNGTCNYILTKMEKEGLSFAECLKEAQRLGYAEADPAFDIEGNDTAHKLAILTTLAFGNKIAADDIYLEGITNISIEDIHAAAELGYRIKLLGVAQRTDTGIEQRVHPTMVPVDSVIAQVDGVTNAVAIESDVLGELLMVGPGAGGNATASSVLGDIADIAKSQPGAQRVPVLGHPATALEPYRKAQMQSHEGGYFIRLTVLDRTGVFASVATRMAENNISLESIVQRSKQHLAPSHHQTIILVTHATMEESVRKAVASIKSEGYLFGEPQVIRIERPKEEA from the coding sequence ATGGCAGATGCCCTCAAAATCGGCATTGCGGGCTTGGGCACCGTTGGCGCCTCGCTAGTCCGCATCATTCAGCAGAAGAGCAACGAGCTTGCCGTCACCTGCGGGCGTCCGATCACCATCACCGCGGTCTCCGCGCGTGACAGGACGCGGGACCGCGGCGTCGATCTTTCCGCGGTTACCTGGTTCGACCGGCCGGAAGAGCTTGCCGAAAAGGGCGATATCGACGTCTTCGTCGAGCTGATGGGCGGCGCCGAAGGCGCTGCCAACACCTCGGTGCGCGCCGCACTCCAGCGTGGTCTCCATGTGGTGACAGCCAACAAGGCGCTGCTTGCCTATCACGGCGTCGAGCTTGCGACGATTGCCGAGGAGAAGGGCGCGTTGCTGAATTTCGAGGCGGCGGTCGCCGGCGGCATCCCCGTCATCAAGGCGCTGCGCGAATCGCTGACCGGCAATGCCGTCTCGCGCATCTACGGCATCATGAACGGCACCTGCAATTACATCCTGACCAAGATGGAGAAGGAGGGGCTTTCCTTCGCCGAATGCCTCAAGGAAGCGCAGCGGCTGGGTTATGCCGAGGCCGATCCCGCCTTCGATATCGAGGGCAACGACACGGCCCACAAGCTTGCTATCCTGACGACGCTCGCCTTCGGCAATAAGATCGCGGCAGACGACATCTATCTCGAAGGCATCACCAACATCTCGATCGAGGATATCCACGCCGCCGCCGAGCTCGGTTATCGCATCAAGCTGCTCGGCGTTGCCCAGCGCACCGATACCGGCATCGAGCAGCGCGTGCACCCGACCATGGTGCCGGTCGATTCGGTCATTGCCCAGGTCGACGGCGTTACCAATGCGGTGGCGATCGAATCCGACGTGCTCGGCGAACTGCTGATGGTCGGCCCTGGCGCCGGCGGCAACGCGACGGCCTCGTCCGTGCTCGGCGATATCGCCGATATCGCCAAGAGCCAGCCCGGCGCCCAGCGCGTGCCGGTTCTCGGTCATCCCGCAACGGCGCTGGAGCCCTACCGCAAGGCGCAAATGCAGAGCCATGAGGGCGGCTATTTCATCCGCCTGACCGTGCTCGACCGCACCGGCGTCTTTGCCAGCGTCGCAACCCGCATGGCTGAAAACAACATATCGCTGGAATCGATCGTCCAGCGCTCCAAACAGCATCTGGCGCCGTCGCACCACCAGACGATTATTCTCGTCACGCACGCAACGATGGAAGAGTCGGTCCGCAAGGCGGTCGCTTCGATCAAGTCGGAAGGTTATCTCTTCGGCGAGCCGCAGGTGATTCGCATCGAGCGGCCGAAAGAAGAAGCTTAA